The Streptococcus oralis Uo5 genome includes a window with the following:
- a CDS encoding ABC transporter permease gives MRNMWVVMKETYLRHVKSWSFFFMVISPFLFLALSVGIGFLQGSSMAKNSKIAVVTTVPSVEEGLKGTNGINFDYKDEASAQAAIKDEKIKGYLTIDQEDSVLKAVYHGETSLETGIKLAVTNKLNELQYQLNRSSANLSQEQEKRLSQTVDFTEKIDESKENKKIVQTIAAAGLGFFLYMILITYASVTAQEVASEKGTKIMEVVFSSIRASHYFYARMLALLLVILTHIGIYVVGGLAAILLFKDIPILAQSGILNHLGEAFSLNTLLFVLVSLFMYVVLAAFLGSMVSRPEDSGKALSPLMILIIAGFVGVTSLGAAGDNLVLKIGSYIPFISTFFMPFRAINGYASGLEAWISLAITVVFAVTATAFIGRMYASLVLQTDDLGIWKTFKRALAYK, from the coding sequence ATGAGAAATATGTGGGTTGTAATGAAGGAAACCTATCTTCGACATGTCAAGTCGTGGAGTTTCTTCTTTATGGTGATTTCGCCGTTCCTCTTTTTAGCCTTATCTGTAGGAATCGGCTTTCTCCAAGGGTCTTCTATGGCCAAGAATAGCAAGATAGCAGTAGTAACAACTGTGCCATCTGTGGAAGAAGGGCTCAAGGGTACCAATGGTATCAACTTTGATTATAAGGATGAAGCCAGTGCCCAGGCTGCTATCAAGGATGAGAAAATCAAGGGTTACCTAACCATTGACCAAGAGGACAGCGTCCTCAAGGCCGTCTATCATGGTGAAACTTCTCTTGAAACAGGCATCAAACTAGCGGTAACCAATAAGCTAAACGAACTGCAATACCAACTCAATCGTTCGTCAGCTAATTTGTCTCAAGAACAGGAAAAACGCCTGAGTCAAACCGTTGATTTTACTGAGAAAATTGATGAATCTAAGGAAAACAAAAAAATTGTTCAAACCATTGCGGCCGCAGGGCTTGGCTTCTTCCTTTATATGATTTTGATTACCTATGCTAGTGTCACTGCTCAGGAAGTGGCTAGCGAGAAAGGAACCAAAATCATGGAGGTGGTCTTCTCTAGTATCCGAGCAAGTCATTATTTCTACGCTCGCATGCTGGCTCTGCTTCTTGTGATTTTGACTCATATTGGCATTTACGTCGTGGGTGGGCTGGCTGCCATTCTGCTCTTTAAAGACATCCCTATCTTGGCACAATCTGGGATTTTAAATCATCTAGGAGAGGCCTTCTCGCTCAATACCTTATTGTTTGTCTTGGTTAGCCTCTTTATGTACGTTGTTTTAGCAGCCTTTCTAGGCTCTATGGTTTCTCGCCCTGAGGATTCAGGAAAGGCCTTGTCGCCATTGATGATCTTGATTATAGCAGGATTTGTCGGTGTGACCTCTCTAGGTGCTGCTGGGGACAATTTAGTTCTGAAAATTGGCTCCTATATTCCTTTCATCTCGACCTTCTTTATGCCGTTTAGAGCTATAAATGGGTATGCCAGTGGTTTAGAAGCTTGGATTTCGCTTGCCATAACGGTTGTTTTTGCAGTCACTGCAACAGCCTTTATCGGACGCATGTATGCTAGTCTAGTCCTTCAAACAGATGATTTGGGAATCTGGAAAACCTTTAAACGTGCCTTAGCTTATAAATAG